A genomic region of Rhodothermia bacterium contains the following coding sequences:
- a CDS encoding site-2 protease family protein translates to MSDSRFTSSPQDLDVVSKPIKERYFLHFFWFVLTFISVTWAGAEQATGQYPLFTGVQNWPGWIIAGLMYAIPFIGFLTTHEFGHYFAARHHNIQTSLPFFIPAPLMLLGLPFSIGTFGAVIRIRQVIPRTRQLFDVGISGPIAGFLVAFGVLLYALFTLPPPTYIMHLSGHEEVQAFIQQFGRFPNGTEIDLTGAPMMGQTLLFWFLSQFFDHVPPMYEMYHYPILLAGWLGLFFTALNMMPVGQLDGGHVWYALFGAKVHRVAARIFTTLLILSGSIGFAVEFIPAIGDLLIYYHADFREYPIFIVLIGWFVVFGLQFFLINQTFNKEFRLVAPIFLLVAALTSIPVALASSDANGLQMIGKAITDWGYTSWLLWSFLIVRFIGVDHPPVKSPEPLTTGRKALAWFGIVLFVLCFSPTPIYIAA, encoded by the coding sequence ATGTCCGATTCTCGCTTCACCTCTTCGCCGCAAGACCTTGACGTGGTTTCCAAACCCATCAAAGAGCGGTACTTTTTACATTTTTTCTGGTTTGTCCTCACGTTTATCTCGGTCACTTGGGCAGGTGCAGAACAAGCAACGGGACAATACCCGCTTTTTACGGGTGTTCAAAATTGGCCCGGATGGATTATTGCGGGTCTCATGTACGCCATTCCTTTTATTGGATTTTTGACCACGCACGAGTTTGGGCATTACTTTGCGGCACGTCACCACAACATTCAGACTTCCTTGCCCTTTTTTATCCCTGCACCACTGATGTTGCTTGGCTTGCCCTTCAGCATTGGTACTTTTGGCGCTGTTATTCGGATTCGCCAAGTGATCCCACGTACCCGACAATTGTTTGATGTGGGAATATCTGGCCCAATTGCGGGCTTTCTTGTGGCGTTTGGAGTTTTGCTTTATGCCCTTTTTACCTTGCCGCCACCTACCTACATCATGCACTTGTCCGGCCACGAAGAGGTACAAGCCTTTATCCAACAATTTGGACGTTTTCCCAACGGAACAGAGATTGACCTTACAGGCGCACCAATGATGGGCCAAACCTTGCTTTTTTGGTTCTTATCCCAATTTTTCGACCACGTTCCGCCCATGTACGAAATGTATCATTACCCCATTCTCTTGGCGGGCTGGCTTGGGCTGTTTTTTACGGCACTCAATATGATGCCTGTCGGGCAGTTGGATGGTGGGCATGTTTGGTATGCTCTATTTGGCGCAAAGGTACATCGTGTTGCAGCACGTATTTTCACAACACTTCTCATCCTTTCGGGTTCGATTGGTTTTGCAGTTGAATTTATCCCTGCAATCGGTGATTTGCTGATTTACTACCACGCTGATTTTCGGGAATACCCCATTTTCATCGTTCTCATCGGGTGGTTCGTCGTCTTTGGTCTCCAGTTTTTCCTCATCAACCAAACCTTCAACAAAGAATTTCGTTTAGTTGCACCCATTTTTTTATTGGTTGCCGCGCTCACTTCCATCCCCGTAGCCCTTGCGTCATCGGATGCAAATGGGCTACAGATGATTGGAAAAGCCATTACCGATTGGGGCTATACGTCTTGGCTGTTGTGGTCTTTCCTGATTGTCCGTTTTATTGGCGTGGATCACCCGCCCGTGAAATCTCCAGAACCACTCACGACCGGACGTAAAGCACTAGCATGGTTTGGGATTGTGCTTTTTGTGCTTTGTTTTAGTCCTACCCCGATTTATATCGCAGCCTGA
- the der gene encoding ribosome biogenesis GTPase Der, with the protein MSLVAIVGRPNVGKSTLFNRLIEAREAIVHNEPGVTRDRHYGSVLWNGVTFDVVDTGGLVPGGTELFEAAIREQVEIALEETDVILFMVDAATGITDIDLEIAEKLRRSTKPVLVVANKSDNEKRRWDTADFYEFGLGEVYPISSISGMGTGDFLDAVVASLPNQSPQQEDTRTRVSLIGKPNVGKSSITNALLGENRSIVTEIAGTTRDSVHATYKFHGEELVLVDTAGLRKRAKVKENVEFYSLLRTERAIQEADVAVLILDATQGLEAQDIRVLKQAEDMNKGLLIAVNKWDLMQKETNTARDYIAKIYERLQTMDYVPIIFISALTKQRLYNMMEKVVAIAAERKRRIPTSALNEYMQEAIRAVHPPAYRGNYVKIKYVTQVRENPPVFAFFVNHPDGVAENYRRYLENKLREKFGFGGVPITLAFKQK; encoded by the coding sequence ATGTCGCTTGTAGCCATTGTAGGCCGCCCGAATGTGGGTAAGTCAACTCTATTTAACCGATTAATAGAAGCACGAGAAGCTATTGTGCATAATGAACCGGGCGTTACCCGCGATCGTCACTACGGCTCCGTCTTATGGAATGGTGTAACGTTCGATGTCGTGGATACGGGCGGTTTGGTGCCGGGTGGTACCGAACTTTTTGAGGCTGCAATTCGGGAACAGGTAGAAATTGCCCTCGAAGAAACCGATGTCATCCTTTTTATGGTGGATGCCGCTACAGGTATTACGGATATTGACCTAGAAATTGCTGAAAAACTCCGGCGCTCCACAAAGCCCGTATTGGTGGTTGCGAACAAGTCCGACAACGAAAAGAGACGATGGGATACGGCTGATTTTTATGAATTTGGCTTAGGAGAGGTCTATCCCATTTCTTCTATTTCTGGAATGGGAACGGGCGATTTTCTGGATGCCGTTGTGGCATCACTCCCCAACCAATCTCCGCAACAAGAAGACACCCGAACACGGGTTTCGCTGATCGGAAAACCAAACGTCGGGAAATCTTCGATTACCAATGCCCTCTTAGGCGAAAACCGCTCCATTGTCACCGAAATAGCTGGAACCACCCGCGACTCGGTACATGCCACCTACAAATTTCATGGCGAGGAATTGGTCTTGGTGGATACTGCCGGCCTGCGGAAACGCGCAAAAGTCAAGGAAAACGTTGAGTTTTATTCCCTTTTACGCACCGAACGCGCCATACAAGAGGCGGATGTGGCAGTGCTTATTTTAGACGCTACACAAGGGTTGGAAGCGCAAGATATACGGGTGCTAAAACAGGCCGAAGACATGAATAAAGGCTTGTTAATTGCCGTCAATAAGTGGGACTTGATGCAAAAAGAAACCAATACGGCACGCGACTACATCGCAAAGATTTATGAACGTTTACAAACGATGGACTACGTGCCCATCATCTTTATATCCGCCCTAACCAAGCAACGGCTCTACAATATGATGGAAAAGGTGGTGGCCATTGCCGCCGAACGAAAGCGAAGAATCCCGACCTCGGCCCTGAACGAGTACATGCAGGAAGCGATACGCGCGGTGCATCCACCAGCATATCGCGGAAACTATGTCAAGATTAAATACGTTACCCAAGTACGAGAGAACCCGCCGGTGTTTGCTTTTTTCGTCAACCATCCAGACGGCGTGGCCGAGAATTATAGAAGATACCTCGAAAACAAACTACGTGAAAAATTTGGTTTTGGTGGCGTGCCCATTACATTGGCCTTCAAACAAAAATAA
- a CDS encoding SDR family oxidoreductase, which translates to MSDLDLRNKTVVITGAGTPLGRVLVEHFAKTGATLVAVFDTIDEAYERFPQHLEGWVLAADLADEAAAQSCFRKIAEKFEHLDVLIHATNEWDRRPIGQMSFEDWDRVIRKNLYAAFLSFREALYMMKTGPGRLIAITNQQGADKARAQMGAYAAAQAGLIRLVEATAAEYAKLDIAAFAIAPSIVLTEAEGKHGVWAGDVAELCLHLCRPESKALTGSVLRTYGTVQ; encoded by the coding sequence ATGTCTGATCTGGATTTACGCAACAAAACCGTTGTCATTACAGGAGCCGGAACCCCACTGGGTAGGGTATTGGTAGAACATTTCGCAAAAACAGGAGCCACTTTAGTCGCTGTCTTCGATACGATAGACGAGGCATACGAGCGGTTTCCGCAACACCTTGAAGGCTGGGTTCTGGCCGCAGATCTTGCCGACGAGGCCGCTGCACAATCTTGCTTCCGTAAAATTGCCGAGAAATTCGAGCATCTCGATGTCCTCATTCATGCTACAAACGAGTGGGATCGGCGACCGATTGGCCAGATGTCGTTTGAAGACTGGGATCGGGTGATCCGTAAAAACCTCTATGCGGCCTTCTTGAGTTTTCGGGAAGCCTTGTACATGATGAAAACAGGCCCCGGACGCCTCATCGCTATTACAAACCAACAAGGAGCCGATAAAGCCCGCGCCCAAATGGGAGCATATGCCGCAGCACAGGCAGGCTTGATTCGCTTGGTTGAAGCAACCGCCGCTGAGTATGCAAAGTTGGACATTGCCGCTTTTGCAATTGCGCCTTCCATTGTCTTAACCGAAGCGGAGGGTAAGCACGGCGTTTGGGCGGGAGATGTCGCAGAACTTTGCCTGCATCTTTGTCGCCCAGAAAGTAAAGCCCTCACCGGATCAGTTCTTCGAACCTATGGCACGGTTCAGTAA